One genomic region from Nostoc sphaeroides encodes:
- a CDS encoding dynamin-like GTPase family protein — protein sequence MSDLPLQCKNLKEQVESILQLLQQEPTLRSQDITPIRTSLSKAISPKFEIVFAGAFSAGKSMLINALLERELLYSAEGHATGTECKIEYAEVDKERVVLTFLSEVEIREQVAYLCQQLGFKTVPNINQADLINLLRQYSETIIQQEGGENKSERAKQAKALMLLVEGYIANRDRINTVNNATYSMEQFNFSNLKEAAGYARRGSNSAVLKRIEYYCNHPLLQDGNVIIDTPGIDAPVEKDAQLTYAKIQHPDTSAVVCVLKPAAAGEMTKEETELLELMRENGGVRDRVFYIFNRIDETWYNTQLRQRLDDLIIGQFHNSNKVYKTSGLLGFYGSQIKQTSQQDRFGLDSVFAESIKGLDGKEETPQFVYAFNNYCVNSGKLSSSKFRVSVNGFETPNQNYVRILGDWGNEIIEQLIKDSGTEEFRTAITRYLTEEKRPQLFKNLADDLEDVCIKLKKHYQSVQRDLDSQPQEIETMKAQELQRLNQQLQQIGRDFHEHITEEVNQIINNSCDAFEADFKQLQSRMIRRLDELLDTFSVASAYQRATISHPRNATAPLLAILVEAFYYLANQLEDILVESSQQVVANYFQRLIEKIRKSEYYRQLYRLLDNDGGIELEIRILEKGVAQALFSAASVECDRFVRESPRFYDEGTFSIYQFRQTLSQTSQGYDAESIVEAEPAIRQLLKLDFEPKVSHTIRKSFRQTINQTLKTHLLPMADQQADEILQQYPQARAYLEKTLEQEAEEKIANNRRLLSVVEENIAAYNSAASSINSCLQTMQLYDNLLPVIGDSVDSVGKFVKNEFLVSDSV from the coding sequence ATGTCAGATTTACCGCTTCAGTGCAAAAATTTGAAAGAGCAGGTTGAGTCTATATTACAACTTTTACAACAAGAACCAACGCTACGTTCTCAAGATATTACACCTATACGAACTTCCCTAAGTAAAGCTATTTCTCCCAAGTTTGAAATTGTATTTGCGGGTGCGTTTAGTGCCGGGAAATCAATGCTAATCAATGCCCTATTGGAGAGGGAATTACTTTACAGTGCAGAGGGACACGCTACAGGTACAGAATGCAAAATTGAGTATGCAGAAGTAGATAAAGAACGTGTTGTTTTGACATTTTTAAGTGAAGTAGAGATTCGAGAACAAGTAGCTTATTTGTGTCAGCAACTAGGATTTAAGACAGTACCTAATATCAACCAAGCTGATTTAATTAACTTGCTACGTCAATATTCTGAAACTATTATTCAGCAGGAGGGTGGTGAGAATAAATCAGAACGTGCAAAACAGGCGAAGGCGTTAATGTTGTTGGTAGAGGGATATATAGCAAACCGCGATCGCATCAACACGGTTAATAATGCTACATACTCAATGGAACAATTTAACTTTTCTAATCTCAAGGAAGCGGCTGGATATGCCCGTCGTGGTAGTAATAGTGCAGTATTGAAGCGAATAGAATATTATTGCAATCATCCTTTGCTACAAGATGGTAATGTAATTATTGACACGCCGGGTATAGATGCACCAGTAGAGAAAGATGCCCAACTAACTTATGCCAAAATTCAACATCCTGATACTTCGGCGGTGGTGTGTGTGCTAAAGCCTGCTGCGGCGGGTGAGATGACAAAAGAAGAAACAGAACTTTTGGAACTAATGCGGGAGAATGGGGGAGTACGCGATCGCGTTTTCTATATTTTCAACCGCATCGATGAAACTTGGTATAATACTCAGCTACGGCAACGATTAGACGATTTAATTATTGGGCAATTTCACAATTCAAACAAGGTTTATAAAACGAGTGGATTATTAGGATTTTATGGCAGTCAGATTAAACAGACAAGCCAACAAGATAGATTTGGTTTAGATTCTGTTTTTGCAGAAAGTATTAAAGGTTTAGATGGTAAAGAAGAAACACCACAATTTGTCTATGCGTTTAACAACTACTGTGTAAATTCAGGAAAGCTGTCTTCTAGTAAATTCCGTGTCTCTGTTAACGGCTTTGAAACCCCAAATCAAAATTATGTGCGGATTCTAGGAGATTGGGGAAATGAAATTATCGAACAGCTAATTAAAGATAGTGGTACTGAAGAATTCCGCACAGCAATTACTCGCTATCTTACCGAAGAAAAGCGCCCCCAATTATTTAAAAATCTTGCTGATGATTTAGAAGATGTTTGTATTAAGCTGAAGAAACATTATCAGAGTGTCCAACGCGATTTAGATAGTCAGCCCCAAGAAATTGAGACGATGAAGGCGCAAGAATTACAACGCCTAAATCAGCAACTCCAGCAAATTGGTAGAGACTTTCATGAGCATATCACAGAAGAAGTTAACCAAATAATTAATAATTCTTGTGATGCTTTTGAAGCAGATTTTAAGCAATTGCAATCACGAATGATTCGCCGTTTAGATGAATTGCTAGATACTTTTTCTGTAGCTTCTGCTTATCAACGTGCAACCATCAGCCATCCTCGCAACGCTACCGCACCTTTGCTTGCTATTTTAGTAGAGGCATTTTATTACTTAGCAAATCAATTAGAAGATATTTTGGTTGAATCTTCTCAGCAAGTAGTGGCGAATTATTTCCAGCGATTGATTGAAAAGATTCGCAAGTCAGAATATTATCGCCAGTTGTATCGTTTATTAGATAATGATGGTGGTATTGAACTAGAGATCAGAATTTTAGAAAAAGGAGTTGCTCAAGCATTATTTAGTGCAGCTAGTGTAGAGTGCGATCGCTTTGTGCGAGAAAGTCCCAGATTTTATGATGAAGGCACTTTTTCTATATATCAATTTCGCCAAACTTTATCACAAACTTCTCAAGGTTACGACGCTGAAAGTATTGTGGAAGCAGAACCGGCAATTAGGCAATTATTGAAGTTAGATTTTGAACCAAAAGTTTCCCACACTATTCGTAAATCTTTCCGTCAAACCATTAATCAAACGCTCAAAACTCACTTATTGCCAATGGCAGATCAGCAAGCAGATGAAATTTTGCAGCAATACCCACAAGCGCGTGCTTATTTAGAGAAAACATTAGAACAAGAAGCTGAAGAAAAAATTGCGAATAATCGCCGATTATTGAGTGTTGTTGAAGAAAATATTGCAGCATATAATTCAGCAGCTTCTAGTATTAATAGTTGTTTACAGACGATGCAATTATATGACAATCTTTTGCCTGTGATTGGTGATTCGGTTGATAGTGTTGGTAAGTTTGTTAAAAATGAGTTTTTGGTTTCAGATTCGGTATAA
- a CDS encoding Uma2 family endonuclease: protein MVLQTEKRYYTPEEYLELEEKAEYKNEYRDGEIIPMTGGTTNHNKIALNFCRKFPLTVQGQDSEIYIGDVKLSIPRYRINTYPDVMVIKGKPIYEGTGKTIITNPLLIVEVLSNSTKNYDKTDKFKYYRSIPGFQEYIMIDQYSFAVEQFAKQAEGQWIFKEYEGEEAVLVLDSIDFQIALRDIYERVDFELIEEYSNPI from the coding sequence ATGGTTTTACAAACAGAAAAGCGCTACTACACTCCAGAAGAATATTTGGAATTAGAAGAGAAGGCTGAATATAAAAATGAATACAGAGACGGAGAAATTATACCCATGACAGGTGGAACAACTAACCACAACAAAATTGCACTTAATTTTTGTCGCAAGTTTCCCTTGACAGTGCAAGGGCAAGATTCTGAGATTTACATAGGGGATGTGAAATTATCAATACCTCGTTATCGCATTAATACTTATCCTGATGTTATGGTCATCAAAGGTAAGCCTATTTATGAGGGAACAGGTAAAACAATTATCACTAATCCCTTATTAATTGTTGAAGTCTTATCAAATTCAACTAAAAATTATGACAAAACAGATAAGTTTAAATATTATCGTTCAATTCCTGGTTTTCAAGAATATATTATGATTGACCAGTATAGTTTTGCTGTGGAACAATTTGCAAAGCAAGCAGAAGGTCAATGGATTTTTAAGGAATATGAAGGTGAAGAAGCAGTTTTAGTTTTAGATTCTATCGATTTTCAAATTGCCTTGCGTGATATTTATGAGCGAGTTGATTTTGAGTTGATTGAGGAATATAGCAATCCGATTTGA
- the fni gene encoding type 2 isopentenyl-diphosphate Delta-isomerase codes for MNAPTNISAQTQNRKADHIRICLEEDVQSHQITNGLERYRFTHSCLPELNHDDIDISTTFLGKHLGAPLLISSMTGGTEQAAIINQRLAQVAQRYKIAMGVGSQRVAVEKPQVADTFAVRKYAPDVLLFANLGAVQLNYKYGLDECLRVVDILEADALILHINPLQECIQPKGDTNFRGLLDKISDLCSKLPVPVIAKEVGNGISAAIAQKLLAAGVAAIDVAGAGGTSWAKVESERAENPLQRRLGRTFADWGLPTAECITTIRAMAKDVPLIASGGLRHGLDVATAIALGADIAGLAMPFLQAAATSETAVAELAEVLIAEITTVLFCTGNASLYQLKHSGSLQRIE; via the coding sequence GTGAACGCCCCTACCAACATCTCTGCACAAACTCAGAATCGCAAAGCCGATCACATTCGGATCTGTTTAGAGGAAGATGTTCAGTCTCACCAAATCACCAATGGACTGGAACGTTATCGCTTTACCCATTCTTGCTTACCCGAACTCAACCACGACGATATTGATATCAGTACAACTTTCCTGGGGAAACACCTTGGCGCACCTTTGTTAATTTCTTCTATGACTGGGGGAACAGAACAAGCTGCAATCATTAACCAACGTTTGGCCCAAGTCGCGCAACGCTACAAAATTGCAATGGGTGTCGGTTCCCAGCGCGTAGCAGTAGAAAAACCCCAAGTAGCTGATACTTTTGCTGTCCGCAAGTATGCCCCCGATGTTCTGCTATTTGCAAACTTGGGCGCTGTGCAACTTAACTACAAGTACGGCTTAGATGAATGTTTGCGGGTAGTTGATATTCTAGAAGCTGATGCCCTGATTTTACACATTAACCCTCTACAAGAGTGCATTCAACCCAAAGGTGATACTAATTTTCGGGGTTTGCTTGACAAGATATCTGATTTGTGCAGTAAACTGCCAGTACCAGTAATTGCAAAAGAAGTTGGTAACGGCATTTCAGCAGCGATCGCCCAAAAACTTCTCGCCGCCGGAGTAGCAGCAATTGATGTGGCTGGTGCGGGGGGTACTTCGTGGGCAAAAGTAGAAAGCGAACGGGCTGAAAATCCCTTACAACGTCGCTTAGGAAGGACTTTTGCTGATTGGGGTTTACCGACAGCAGAGTGTATTACAACTATTAGAGCGATGGCCAAAGACGTGCCCTTAATTGCTTCGGGAGGTTTGCGTCATGGATTGGATGTTGCAACCGCGATCGCCTTGGGAGCAGATATAGCTGGTTTAGCAATGCCTTTTTTGCAAGCAGCAGCAACATCAGAGACAGCAGTTGCAGAACTCGCTGAAGTATTAATCGCCGAAATCACCACAGTCTTATTTTGCACTGGTAACGCTAGCTTGTATCAGTTAAAGCACTCTGGTAGTTTACAGCGCATAGAATAA
- a CDS encoding transposase, with translation MNHSDPQPENNKPKYKGKYRIDSTRLPAWSYASNAGYFVTICTNGKKCFFGEVVQGEMHLSSIGEIAHKLWYEIPNHFSNCQIDSFCVMPNHIHGILVINQIREGDAMNPRTQEEDAMNPRTQEEDAMNPRTQEEDAMNRVSTSQRGDGERGGVTGLFNPMLSKNSLSKIVRWYKGRCSFEINQIYEGFGWQGRFHDNIIRNEFALDRIRQYIINNPINWEHDCEQPPHPPL, from the coding sequence ATGAATCATTCCGATCCTCAACCAGAAAACAACAAACCCAAATACAAAGGTAAATATCGAATTGACTCAACCCGTTTGCCAGCATGGAGTTATGCTAGTAATGCTGGATATTTCGTTACTATTTGCACCAACGGTAAAAAATGCTTTTTTGGTGAGGTTGTGCAGGGTGAAATGCACTTATCATCAATTGGAGAAATTGCTCATAAATTGTGGTACGAGATTCCTAATCATTTTTCTAATTGCCAGATAGATTCGTTTTGCGTCATGCCTAATCATATTCATGGGATTTTGGTTATTAATCAAATACGAGAAGGAGACGCGATGAATCCACGAACACAAGAAGAAGACGCGATGAATCCACGAACACAGGAAGAAGACGCGATGAATCCACGAACACAGGAAGAAGACGCGATGAATCGCGTCTCTACAAGTCAACGGGGGGATGGTGAACGGGGTGGGGTTACTGGGTTATTTAATCCGATGTTGTCTAAAAATTCCCTTTCTAAAATTGTTAGGTGGTATAAAGGACGATGTTCATTTGAAATTAATCAAATTTATGAAGGTTTTGGATGGCAAGGAAGGTTTCATGACAACATAATTCGTAATGAATTCGCCCTCGATCGCATTAGGCAATATATTATCAATAACCCAATCAATTGGGAACACGATTGCGAACAACCACCCCATCCCCCCTTGTAG
- the sppA gene encoding signal peptide peptidase SppA: MRNFIKQTFASLLGTLLGLIIFGGLGTTGLFLLILAASSSKDTGPNVKDKSMLVFDLSMKITDSEPSSGELFQNTLSGVDDDRMALRKVVETLEKARRDPRIVGIYLDATSTSQASNLGYASLKEIRKALEEFRAAGKKIVAYGSDWSKKEYYLSSVADSIVLNPLGMMEINGLSSQPMFLAGALQKYGIGVQVVRVGKFKGAVEPFILTKLSPENREQTQKLLDDVWGEWRTTVGASRKIQPKQLQAIADGQAILEATEAKTSGLVDQVQYPDEVVTDLKKLTDSDKDDKTFRQISLNSYAEVSGKSFGVERSSKNEIAVVYAEGEIVDGKGEDGQVGGDRFAKIFKKLRQDKDVKAVVLRINSPGGSATAAEVMQREVKLTRAAKPVVVSMGDVAASGGYWIASDSNRIFAEPNTITGSIGVFGLLFNGEKLASNNGITWDSVKTATYADSQTVSRPKSPQELALYQRSVNRIYDMFLNKVSQGRKLPEQKVAEIAQGRVWSGVAAKEIGLVDEIGGLNNAIAYTAKQAKLGEDWEVQEYPRTSTFGERFFGRATEEVRTALGIEGTQLKQSNPLTNEFQKLQQEIGILQNMNDPRGVYARLPFNLKIE; this comes from the coding sequence ATGCGTAATTTTATCAAACAAACTTTTGCTAGTTTACTTGGCACTTTATTAGGACTAATTATTTTCGGTGGTCTGGGAACTACTGGATTATTCTTGCTAATATTGGCTGCTAGCTCCTCTAAAGATACTGGGCCAAATGTGAAAGATAAGTCAATGCTGGTTTTTGACTTGTCAATGAAAATTACTGATAGCGAACCTAGTTCTGGCGAACTGTTTCAAAACACATTATCAGGTGTGGATGACGATAGGATGGCACTCCGCAAAGTTGTGGAAACTTTGGAAAAGGCGCGGCGCGATCCGCGAATTGTCGGGATCTATTTAGATGCAACAAGCACAAGCCAAGCTAGTAACCTGGGCTATGCCTCCCTGAAAGAAATTCGGAAAGCGTTGGAGGAGTTTCGCGCGGCGGGGAAAAAGATTGTTGCTTATGGCAGCGATTGGAGTAAAAAGGAATATTATCTTAGTTCAGTGGCAGATTCCATTGTACTTAATCCTCTGGGAATGATGGAAATCAACGGCTTGAGTTCACAACCGATGTTCTTAGCGGGTGCATTGCAAAAATATGGCATTGGTGTTCAAGTCGTGCGGGTGGGGAAATTTAAGGGGGCTGTAGAACCGTTTATCCTCACAAAATTGAGTCCAGAAAACCGCGAACAAACTCAGAAATTGTTGGATGATGTTTGGGGAGAGTGGCGCACTACTGTAGGCGCAAGTCGGAAAATTCAACCTAAGCAGTTGCAAGCGATCGCAGATGGTCAAGCAATACTAGAAGCCACAGAAGCTAAAACTAGCGGTTTAGTTGATCAAGTCCAATACCCTGATGAAGTGGTAACTGACCTGAAAAAGTTGACAGATAGCGATAAAGACGACAAAACATTCCGACAAATTAGCCTGAATAGCTATGCAGAAGTTTCTGGCAAATCTTTCGGTGTAGAACGTAGTTCAAAAAATGAAATTGCCGTGGTTTATGCTGAGGGCGAGATTGTCGATGGTAAAGGAGAAGATGGGCAAGTAGGAGGCGATCGCTTTGCCAAAATCTTCAAGAAACTCCGACAAGATAAGGATGTAAAAGCTGTTGTATTACGAATTAATAGTCCTGGTGGTAGCGCTACCGCAGCCGAAGTTATGCAGCGAGAGGTGAAATTAACTCGTGCAGCGAAACCGGTTGTAGTGTCAATGGGTGATGTAGCCGCCTCTGGTGGTTATTGGATTGCTAGCGACTCTAATCGCATTTTTGCCGAACCAAATACCATTACAGGCTCAATAGGTGTATTTGGGTTGCTATTTAATGGTGAAAAGCTAGCGAGTAATAACGGCATCACCTGGGATTCGGTGAAAACTGCAACTTATGCTGATAGTCAAACAGTTTCGCGTCCGAAATCGCCTCAAGAGTTGGCACTTTATCAACGGAGTGTGAACCGAATTTATGATATGTTTTTGAATAAAGTTTCTCAAGGTCGGAAACTCCCAGAACAAAAAGTAGCAGAAATTGCTCAAGGACGGGTTTGGTCTGGTGTAGCGGCTAAAGAAATTGGTTTAGTGGATGAAATTGGCGGGTTGAATAATGCGATCGCATACACTGCCAAGCAGGCGAAACTAGGAGAAGATTGGGAAGTGCAAGAATATCCTCGCACTAGCACTTTTGGAGAACGGTTTTTTGGGCGTGCAACTGAAGAAGTGCGGACTGCTTTAGGAATTGAGGGAACGCAACTCAAACAATCCAATCCTCTCACCAATGAATTCCAAAAGTTGCAACAGGAAATCGGAATTCTGCAAAATATGAACGATCCACGAGGGGTTTACGCCCGCTTGCCTTTCAACTTGAAGATTGAGTAG
- a CDS encoding NAD(P)/FAD-dependent oxidoreductase encodes MLRLTEVKLPLDHPEDEIKAAILKKLQITDEDLISYSIFKRSYDARKKGEITLVYILDVETTQETHLLKRLKKDPHVMATPDMSYRPVAQAPSNLTIRPIVIGTGPCGLFAGLMLAQMGFRPIILERGKQVRDRTADTFGFWKKKSDFNPESNAQFGEGGAGTFSDGKLYSQVKDPQHYGRKVLTELVNAGASPEILYINKPHIGTFKLVGIVQSMRAKIESLGGEIRFQSRVEDINIENGQVRGVTLASGEYIASDYVVLAVGHSARDTFQMLFNRGVYIEPKPFSIGFRVEHPQTLIDKCRFGAQAGHKLLGAADYKLVHHCQNGRSVYSFCMCPGGLVVAAASEPGRLVTNGMSQYSRNERNANSAIVVGITPEDYPGNALAGIDFQRRLEERAFELGGGTYEAPGQLVGDFLNHRPSTAFGTVKPSYTPGVHLGDLSESLPDYAIAAIREALPAFDKQIKGFAMDDAVLTGVETRTSSPIRIKRKEDYQSLNTVGLYPAGEGAGYAGGILSAGIDGIKVAEAVALSILRNVSF; translated from the coding sequence ATGTTACGACTAACAGAAGTAAAGCTTCCGCTTGATCATCCTGAAGATGAGATCAAGGCTGCCATCCTTAAAAAGCTGCAAATCACGGACGAAGATTTGATCAGCTATTCCATTTTCAAGCGTAGCTATGATGCCCGTAAGAAAGGAGAGATTACCCTTGTTTATATTCTGGATGTAGAAACGACTCAGGAAACTCATCTACTTAAGCGCCTGAAAAAAGATCCTCATGTGATGGCTACGCCAGACATGAGTTATCGCCCAGTGGCACAAGCACCAAGCAATTTGACGATTCGCCCCATCGTCATTGGTACTGGGCCTTGTGGCTTATTTGCGGGTTTGATGCTGGCGCAAATGGGGTTCCGTCCCATCATTTTAGAACGTGGCAAACAAGTCCGCGATCGCACTGCTGATACTTTTGGCTTTTGGAAGAAAAAATCAGACTTCAACCCCGAATCTAATGCCCAGTTTGGCGAAGGTGGCGCGGGTACATTCTCCGATGGCAAACTCTACAGTCAAGTCAAAGATCCTCAGCATTATGGGCGTAAGGTACTAACCGAACTCGTCAATGCGGGAGCCTCACCGGAAATTCTCTATATCAACAAACCGCATATCGGCACTTTCAAACTGGTGGGAATCGTCCAAAGTATGCGTGCCAAAATCGAATCCCTCGGCGGTGAAATTCGCTTTCAAAGCCGGGTGGAAGATATCAACATCGAAAATGGACAGGTGCGGGGAGTAACCCTCGCTAGTGGGGAATATATCGCCAGCGATTATGTAGTTCTCGCAGTCGGTCATAGCGCCCGCGATACCTTCCAAATGCTATTTAATCGTGGAGTTTACATCGAGCCGAAACCTTTTTCCATCGGCTTTCGAGTCGAACATCCCCAGACTCTCATCGATAAATGTCGTTTCGGCGCTCAAGCTGGTCATAAGCTTTTAGGTGCTGCCGATTACAAACTGGTTCACCATTGCCAAAATGGTCGTTCCGTCTATAGTTTCTGTATGTGTCCAGGAGGCTTAGTAGTTGCAGCCGCATCAGAACCGGGGCGACTTGTCACCAATGGGATGAGCCAATACTCTCGCAATGAGCGCAATGCCAATAGTGCGATCGTTGTGGGCATCACCCCCGAAGATTATCCGGGCAATGCCTTGGCGGGAATTGACTTCCAACGGCGCTTGGAAGAACGAGCTTTTGAATTGGGCGGTGGAACTTATGAAGCGCCAGGGCAGTTGGTGGGAGACTTTCTCAACCATCGCCCCTCCACAGCATTCGGTACAGTTAAACCATCTTATACACCAGGGGTACATTTGGGTGATTTGAGTGAGAGTTTACCAGATTATGCGATCGCAGCCATCCGCGAAGCACTTCCTGCTTTTGACAAACAAATTAAAGGATTTGCGATGGATGATGCCGTGTTGACTGGGGTAGAAACCCGCACTTCATCACCGATTCGGATTAAACGCAAAGAAGATTATCAGAGTTTAAATACAGTCGGACTTTATCCGGCTGGTGAAGGCGCAGGATACGCAGGGGGAATTCTCTCAGCTGGTATCGATGGTATCAAGGTGGCAGAGGCAGTGGCTTTAAGTATTTTGAGGAATGTGAGTTTTTAG
- a CDS encoding phenylacetate--CoA ligase family protein, which yields MNPKSRQQQVIKAFEDFLSTPLETVLQRHLNTQTSAALSLFHDVAANVPAYKAFLAEREINPATIQTLEEFQQLPAIAKQNYILRYPLGDLCRNGQLQGCDMIAASSGSSGKPTFWPRFFTDELQIATRFEQIFHDSFYTDTRRTLAVICFTLGTWVGGMFTSNCCRYLASKGYPITVITPGNNKEEILRVVEELGSAFEQVVLLGYPPFLKDVIDTGIARGVEWQQYQIKLVMAGEVFSEEWRSLVGERVGSQNPCYDFASLYGTADAGVLGNETPLSICIRRFLAQNPDAARALFGESRLPTLVQYDPFTRFFEVQDGGLLFSGDNGIPLVRYDILDTGGIVSYDAMLQFLAEWRFNPVAALENSALPQRPAIANSTPHSPLPTPHSPRGIHQLPFVYVFGRSNFTVSYFGANIYPENVTVGLEQPGIQEWVTGKFVLQVKEDADKNRFLSVVVELGAGVEGSEDRRLAIASSILSQLLRLNSEFANYVPAEYQTPQVTLAPMGDFEYFPIGVKHRYTRQ from the coding sequence ATGAACCCGAAATCAAGACAGCAGCAAGTAATTAAAGCATTTGAAGATTTTTTGTCTACCCCCCTAGAAACAGTACTGCAACGGCATCTTAACACTCAAACTTCGGCAGCTTTGAGTTTATTTCACGATGTAGCGGCTAATGTGCCAGCTTATAAGGCGTTTTTAGCAGAAAGGGAAATTAATCCCGCGACTATTCAAACCTTAGAGGAGTTTCAACAACTACCAGCGATCGCTAAACAAAATTATATACTGCGTTATCCTTTGGGTGACTTGTGCCGCAACGGACAACTCCAAGGGTGCGACATGATAGCTGCTTCATCAGGTTCTAGTGGTAAACCGACATTTTGGCCTCGTTTTTTCACAGATGAACTCCAAATCGCCACACGCTTTGAACAAATTTTTCACGATAGCTTCTACACAGATACCAGACGTACCCTAGCAGTGATTTGTTTCACTTTAGGCACTTGGGTAGGTGGAATGTTCACCAGCAATTGCTGTCGTTATCTTGCTAGCAAAGGTTATCCCATCACTGTAATTACTCCTGGTAACAACAAAGAAGAAATCTTGCGAGTTGTCGAAGAATTAGGTTCAGCATTTGAACAAGTGGTGTTATTGGGATACCCGCCATTTTTGAAAGATGTGATTGATACTGGTATCGCCCGTGGTGTGGAGTGGCAGCAATATCAGATTAAATTAGTGATGGCGGGAGAAGTATTTAGTGAAGAATGGCGGAGTTTAGTTGGTGAAAGAGTTGGTTCACAAAATCCTTGCTATGATTTTGCATCACTTTATGGTACTGCGGATGCAGGAGTTTTAGGTAATGAAACACCGTTAAGTATCTGCATTCGTCGTTTTTTGGCACAAAATCCCGATGCAGCTAGAGCTTTATTTGGGGAATCGCGTTTACCCACGCTGGTACAATATGATCCTTTCACTCGCTTTTTTGAGGTTCAAGATGGCGGATTGCTGTTTTCGGGAGACAACGGTATTCCCTTAGTGCGTTATGACATTTTAGATACTGGGGGGATAGTTAGTTATGATGCCATGCTGCAATTTTTAGCTGAATGGAGATTTAACCCTGTTGCAGCGTTAGAAAACTCAGCACTGCCTCAACGCCCCGCTATCGCTAACAGCACTCCCCACTCCCCACTCCCTACTCCCCACTCCCCTAGAGGTATTCATCAGCTACCTTTCGTTTATGTCTTCGGGCGTTCTAACTTTACAGTTTCTTACTTTGGTGCAAATATCTATCCCGAAAATGTGACGGTGGGATTAGAACAACCAGGAATTCAAGAATGGGTGACGGGTAAATTTGTGTTGCAGGTGAAGGAAGATGCAGATAAGAATCGATTTTTATCTGTGGTTGTGGAATTAGGAGCAGGGGTAGAGGGTAGTGAAGATCGAAGACTTGCGATCGCATCTTCTATTCTTTCACAACTGTTACGTCTAAATAGCGAGTTTGCTAATTATGTTCCCGCAGAATATCAAACACCACAGGTTACATTAGCGCCAATGGGGGATTTTGAATATTTTCCTATTGGGGTGAAACATCGTTATACGCGTCAATAA
- a CDS encoding S66 peptidase family protein — MNIKRREFLTTCGLATLATQISPLTAEGKPSLNTIRKPPRLQAGDTVGLISPAGIVDAKDIETAQQSISQLGLKVKLGKHILDRYGYLAGKDGDRAQDVNLMFSDRTIKAIIPMRGGWGCNRILPLLNYSLIRSHPKIIIGYSDITTLLLAINARSQMITFHGPVATSTWNQFTVDYFKRILFNAEAVTMQNLNPSEVRMEIIAPGKARGKLVGGNLSVLSAMVGSPYLPSWNKSILFVEEVGEDVYRIDRMLTQLKTAGIINQIAGFIFGQCTKCSLGDEPSFTLMQVLQQHILPLGIPAWYGSMIGHIKDKFTLPIGVEVEINAELGTIRMLEEAVSPFG, encoded by the coding sequence ATGAATATCAAACGTCGGGAATTTCTCACAACTTGTGGACTAGCTACCCTAGCCACCCAAATATCACCACTTACTGCTGAGGGTAAGCCATCTTTAAACACTATCCGCAAGCCGCCCCGCCTGCAAGCTGGCGATACCGTAGGATTGATTTCCCCTGCGGGTATCGTTGACGCTAAAGACATTGAAACAGCGCAACAATCAATTTCACAGTTAGGGTTAAAAGTCAAGCTGGGGAAGCATATTTTAGATCGTTACGGCTATTTAGCGGGTAAAGACGGCGATCGCGCCCAGGATGTAAACTTAATGTTTAGCGATCGCACCATAAAAGCAATTATTCCCATGCGTGGAGGTTGGGGTTGTAATCGCATTTTACCCCTACTCAACTACTCGCTAATTCGCTCCCATCCGAAAATTATCATCGGTTACAGCGATATTACGACGCTGTTGTTGGCAATTAATGCCCGTAGTCAAATGATTACTTTTCATGGGCCAGTTGCTACGTCTACCTGGAATCAATTTACAGTCGATTACTTCAAGCGCATCCTATTTAATGCTGAAGCTGTGACTATGCAAAATCTCAACCCTAGCGAAGTGCGGATGGAGATTATAGCACCGGGAAAGGCGAGGGGTAAACTTGTAGGTGGAAACTTGTCAGTTTTATCAGCAATGGTAGGTTCACCTTATTTACCTTCTTGGAACAAAAGCATTCTGTTTGTGGAAGAAGTTGGCGAGGATGTTTATCGTATAGATAGGATGCTGACGCAGTTAAAAACTGCTGGGATAATCAACCAAATTGCTGGCTTTATCTTTGGGCAATGCACTAAATGTAGTCTTGGAGATGAACCATCGTTTACATTAATGCAAGTATTGCAACAACACATACTACCTTTAGGTATTCCTGCTTGGTATGGTTCAATGATTGGTCATATTAAGGATAAATTTACTTTGCCAATCGGTGTGGAAGTGGAAATAAATGCTGAACTTGGGACAATAAGAATGTTAGAGGAGGCAGTCAGCCCCTTTGGGTAA